One Centroberyx gerrardi isolate f3 chromosome 6, fCenGer3.hap1.cur.20231027, whole genome shotgun sequence genomic region harbors:
- the LOC139913106 gene encoding uncharacterized protein LOC139913106 isoform X3: protein MLRGRPALMSVFLWFVYLPVQTSGAPACSHEAFQIVSNLTQTANEMEWLNSTLYTPTLDDYMQKCPTSTLNCFAQEVKVLNVEWPTLRPTLKLTLRRLAKHLGNLERRSINQCIVAICYIQ from the exons ATGCTGAGAGGCAGGCCAGCTCTCATGAGCGTGTTCCTGTGGTTCGTCTACCTGCCCGTCCAGACCAGCGGAGCCCCAGCCTGCAGCCACGAGGCCTTCCAGATCGTCTCCAACCTCACCCAGACAGCCAATGAAATG GAGTGGCTGAACAGCACACTGTACACTCCCACCTTGGACGACTACATG cagaaATGCCCCACATCAACCCTGAACTGTTTCGCTCAAGAAGTCAAAGTCCTCAACGTGGAGTGGCCCACCTTGAGGCCCACCTTGAAGCTCACCCTGCGACGACTGGCGAAACATCTAGGAAATCTAGAAAGGCGATCAATCAAtcag TGTATAGTCGCAATTTGCTACATCCAGTGA